One window of the Trifolium pratense cultivar HEN17-A07 linkage group LG2, ARS_RC_1.1, whole genome shotgun sequence genome contains the following:
- the LOC123905280 gene encoding uncharacterized protein LOC123905280, whose amino-acid sequence MGSIIFGEVDPYFVKEYGAELLESSNFIDYNDKFHTVIFNQSFIHPLLTIGWREMKDVFGFDVNQEVDVLYYGNGVFGLMCSKSLECCCQIPVYHSRFIRFGYTIEFYLQLTSDNINRSFLTIFDGFEEYLRSCNFKYIFVCCDNGTIDTFDVAVTDKPFKTMLEQN is encoded by the exons ATGG GTAGTATT ATTTTTGGTGAAGTTGatccttattttgttaaagAGTATGGTGCTGAGTTGCTTGAAAGTTCGAACTTTATTGATTACAATGATAAATTTCATACTGTGATCTTTAACCAGAGTTTTATTCATCCTCTTCTTACTATTGGATGGAGAGAGATGAAAGATGTGTTTGGTTTTGATGTAAACCAGGAAGTTGATGTTTTGTATTATGGTAATGGTGTTTTTGGTTTAATGTGCAGCAAAAGTCTGGAATGTTGTTGTCAGATTCCTGTCTATCATAGTCGTTTTATTCGGTTTGGTTATACCATCGAATTCTATCTCCAGTTAACTAGTGATAACATCAATCGATCCTTTTTG ACTATTTTTGATGGATTTGAAGAATATCTCAGGAGCTGCAACTTCAAGTATATTTTTGTTTGCTGTGATAATGGGACTATTGATACATTTGATGTTGCTGTAACTGACAAGCCTTTCAAAactatgttggaacaaaattga
- the LOC123909626 gene encoding uncharacterized protein LOC123909626 isoform X2 has translation MASSSKRLTRSKNKKETCMSFKTVVYPREHIPASTARKVFKDRKSVVIRTLHELDGIECSIFTYTRKDKKGRKEMHLGGGWHAFKKANQLRQGDKLQFQVSDPPDVLIVDIVRCGC, from the exons ATGGCTTCTTCTTCAAAGAG attaacCAGATCTAAGAACAAGAAAGAAACATGCATGTCGTTTAAGACCGTTGTTTATCCTCGAGAG CATATTCCCGCAAGTACTGCTAGGAAGGTTTTCAAAGATCGGAAAAGTGTTGTCATTAGAACTCTACATGAATTGGATGGAATTGAATGCAGTATTTTCACATACACTAGGAAGGACAAAAAAGGTAGGAAAGAGATGCATTTGGGTGGAGGATGGCATGCCTTTAAGAAAGCTAATCAACTAAGACAAGGGGACAAGCTTCAGTTTCAGGTGTCTGATCCACCTGATGTTCTTATTGTTGATATTGTTCGTTGTGGCTGTTGA
- the LOC123909626 gene encoding uncharacterized protein LOC123909626 isoform X1, translated as MTSGKVASLLYSFKEPTEVIVKYEFRNNENYFKMENIKEKMIVDLSSDNEVEEAFDITYEPMEDDNTYILHEFENDGIFGWETIVSESCASNQKQQVLHIPASTARKVFKDRKSVVIRTLHELDGIECSIFTYTRKDKKGRKEMHLGGGWHAFKKANQLRQGDKLQFQVSDPPDVLIVDIVRCGC; from the exons ATGACTTCTGGAAAAGTAGCTTCGCTGTTGTATTCTTTTAAAGAACCAACTGAAGTCATTGTTAAATATGAGTTCCGAAACAATgagaattattttaaaatggaaaatatcaaagaaaaaatgattGTTGATCTATCAAGTGATAACGAAGTTGAGGAGGCATTCGATATTACGTATGAGCCAATGGAGGATGATAATACCTATATTTTACATGAATTTGAGAATGATGGTATTTTTGGCTGGGAGACGATAGTTAGTGAATCTTGCGCAAGTAATCAAAAACAACAAGTTTTG CATATTCCCGCAAGTACTGCTAGGAAGGTTTTCAAAGATCGGAAAAGTGTTGTCATTAGAACTCTACATGAATTGGATGGAATTGAATGCAGTATTTTCACATACACTAGGAAGGACAAAAAAGGTAGGAAAGAGATGCATTTGGGTGGAGGATGGCATGCCTTTAAGAAAGCTAATCAACTAAGACAAGGGGACAAGCTTCAGTTTCAGGTGTCTGATCCACCTGATGTTCTTATTGTTGATATTGTTCGTTGTGGCTGTTGA
- the LOC123905281 gene encoding replication protein A 70 kDa DNA-binding subunit B-like, with protein MEKAFDTLDSVGPGVRAWRFKVRILRLWNLYSFAKPNQLNSIEMVLIDEKGDKIHATVPPHLLNLFRFKLNEGDVYRLFYFKVHKVSGLYRTTPHPYKLIFQLKTKVQSCENNGIDRFGLSLSNIRDICNRTSGHEFLVDVVGLITGISPPKEYVFCGKITPMIVFEMADYSGKCECIMSGDDVGDLEKMLGCGDNGLPLMIVQFAKIRNFRGNVAIQGVLSTRFYVNPSIPEAISFKNGLPIEGVETLSSIPAFGFQPKPAFEDDFLVNYPKISIVNLLESVENGIYVVGATVDGLVEGEDWWYPGCSCARIVSADSGAFYCKPCTKRPFEMVPRFRVKLKVCDGSGQAIFIVFDDDMCWCFD; from the exons atgGAAAAAGCATTTGATACTCTTGATTCTGTTGGTCCTGGTGTTCGGGCATGGCGATTCAAGGTTCGAATTCTTCGTTTGTGGAATCTGTATTCTTTCGCAAAACCTAATCAACTTAATTCAATTGAGATGGTACTTATTGATGAAAAG ggTGACAAGATTCATGCAACTGTTCCTCCCCATTTGTTGAATTTGTTTCGTTTCAAACTCAATGAAGGTGATGTCTATAGGTTGTTTTATTTCAAAGTACATAAGGTATCTGGTCTTTACCGCACAACTCCACACCCCTATAAACTTATCTTCCAGTTGAAAACAAAGGTTCAAAGCTGTGAAAATAATGGTATAGATCGATTTGGATTGTCACTAAGTAATATTCGAGACATATGCAATCGTACTTCTGGTCATGAGTTTTTAGTTG ATGTTGTTGGGTTGATCACTGGTATTTCTCCTCCTAAGGAATATGTTTTTTGTGGAAAGATTACTCCCATGATTGTGTTTGAGATGGCTGATTATAG tggaAAGTGTGAATGCATTATGTCCGGTGATGATGTTGGTGATCTTGAGAAGATGCTTGGCTGTGGTGATAATGGATTACCTCTTATGATAGTTCAGTTTgcgaaaattagaaattttagag GAAATGTTGCTATTCAAGGTGTGTTGAGCACAAGGTTTTATGTTAATCCTTCAATACCAGAAGCTATTTCTTTCAAGAATGG TCTTCCTATTGAAGGTGTTGAAACATTGTCTTCCATTCCTGCTTTTGGGTTTCAACCTAAGCCAGCTTTTGAGGATGATTTTTTGGTTAATTATCCCAAAATTTCCATAGTTAATTTACTTGAAAGTGTTGAAAACGGTATTTATGTTGTTGGTGCTACTGTTGATGGATTGGTCGAGGGTGAGGATTGGTGGTATCCCGGATGTAGTTGTGCTAGAATAGTTTCTGCTGACTCTGGTGCATTTTATTGCAAGCCATGCACAAAACGTCCTTTTGAAATGGTTCCAAG GTTTAGGGTAAAGCTCAAGGTTTGTGATGGATCTGGGCAAgctattttcattgtttttgaTGATGATatgtgttggtgttttgattga